CCGTCGATCACTCGAGTCCGTCGCCGGACAGTCGAAACACAGCGCGCGTCTCCTCGCCGGTCCGCTCGGTCTCGACCCGGGTTACCGTCGCGTCCACTTCGAACTCACGGGCCAGCCCCTCCAGGATGCCGTGGGCCATCGCCGGGTGGTCGCGGTGCGATCGGTAGGTAACCCGAAGGCCTGAATTGGTCGACTCGCAGGTCACTGTCGGCGGTCGGTTCTCGGCTGACTTCGCCGCGAGCGCGACGGCGATCTCTTCGAGCGCCTCGAGGAGGTCGGCGAGCGCCCAGTCGTCTCGCCAGTGCGCGCGGAAGTTCTGGAGTAACGCGGGAGCAAGCGTTCGGCCGAAGTCGCGCTCGACGGCGGCCACCTCGTGACCCGACAGCTCGGCGACGGTCTCGAGAATCGTCGCGATCTCCTCGTCGGGGTAGTGCGAGACCGGCAGGTAGAGCCGGGGATCGATCCCCGAGCGCTCGAGGACGACCGCCCAGCTCGCTTCGTCGGTCTTCTCGACGACGTAGGTCTTCAGCGTCTGGTGGACGAGTCCGTGCATCTGGGGCGAGTGTGTGCCGCGTAGTCGATGATCTGCCAGCACCTCCGGCGTATCTCCGGCGTATCTCCGGCGTATTTCTGGCGTATCTCCCGTTCGGATCGATGATTCGAGCCGACCGTAATATGTCGTTCGACTCATGGGTCTTCGGCCGCCCGTTTGCGGCAATTTTCCCAGCGGTCCCGGAACTCAGTTGAGGGAACCCGCGCTCTCGAGCGCCTCGGCGACGACTGGCGCGACTGAGACGGCGCTCGTCGGTCGCTCGAGGGTGTCGGTGCCGTAAACGGCCTCGACCCCGGCGTTCGAGAGCCGCGTGTAGGCGTTCCGGACGAGAAGCGGGTGGACGCAGGTGACGAAGACGCGCCCGACGCCGCGCTCGCCGAGGACGGCGACGGCCTCGCTCATCGTGCCGCCGGTGGCGATGATGTCGTCTGCGACGACGACGTCTCGATTCGCGACGTCGACGTCGCTCGGCGAGATTTCGACCTCGGTGCCGGAGCGGCGGGTCTTCTCGAAGTAGTCCGTGTCGCCGCGACCGTAGGCGTCGCAGACGGTTTCGGCCAGCTCGATCGCCCCCGAGTCCGGGGAGAGAAAGACGGGCTCCTCCAGGTCGGCCGGAAGCGGGTCGGCGAGGACGCTCGCGGCGTCGACGGGCGTCGCCGTCGGTTCGAAGAACTCACAGACGGAGTCCTCGTGCGGGGTGACGACGAAGACGGCGTCGGTGCCGGTCGAGATCGACCGGGCGACGGCGCGCGCCGAAATCGGCTCACCGGGTTCGAACGCCCTATCCTGGCGGCCGTAGCCCATGTACGGGATGACGGTGACGACCTCGGACGCCCCGGCCTCCTGGACGGCGTCCTGCAGACAGAGCAGTTCGACGTGGGCGTCGCTCGAGGCCGTCGCGGCGACGACGACGACGCGCTCGCCCTCGAGGTTTGCCGACTCGTCCTGGAGGCTGACGAACAGTTCGCCGTCGGGGAAGCGGTCGTAGGCGACGCTGGCGAGCGTCGCGTCGCGTTCGCGGGCCAGGGCGGCCGCGAGCGCCTGGGAACTCGAGGCGCTGACGATGGTGGTCATACGCGTGGAAAGCGTCCCCGTGGTAAAACCCGTTTTCGTTCGTCGCTCTCGTCGTCCTCGTCTTCGCTTCACTGCACCACCGTCTACGTCTCCGCTTCGCCGCTCCTGTCGCTTTCGCTTCCGCTTCGGCTTCGCCCGACGGCCGTCGACGTCGAGTCCCTACTCGTCGCTCTCGTTCGCTCCCTCGGCCGTTTCGGCGGCCTCGATGTCCACGTCGCCCGACCCACAGGGGCCGCCCTCGGTGACGCCGGCGATGCGGACCGTGCCGTCTCGGCGGACCAGGACGATGAGGTTGAGGCAGTCGGGGTCGCTCCAGTTCGCCGGCGTCACCTGTGTGAAGTCCGTGCCGTCGATGCGAGCGGTCACCCGGAAGTCGCCCCGTTCGTCGGGCCAGTCGGCCTCGAGCGTGGCGCCGCCGGTCTCGTCGTCGAACTCGTGGGTCGACCAGTGGGCGATTTCGCCGTCGTACTCGACGAGGACGTCGACCGTGTGGTCTACGTCGTCGAGGTTCTCGACGGTGATTTCGCCGAGACGCGTTCCGGCCGGTGCCGGTTCTTCCTCGCCGTCGTTCGGCCCATCCCCGTTTTCGTTCCCGTCACCTTCGTCGGCCGATCCCAGACAGCCAGCGGTCGCCATTGCACCGGCGATCCCCGTCGCTGCGAGCACCCGTCTGCGTGTCAATTCGGTCATATTCGAGCGAATGGGGTGCCCTGTTGATAACTCCCCGTCAGACGCTCGTCCGACGCCGATCGGTGGCGACTCAGGCGCGCTCGAGCGGAACGACCATCGCGGCGACGCCGCGAACGCCGACCGGATGGGGCCGCCAGCGGGCCTCGGTTCCCGGTCCCCGACCTGAGTCGGCCACCAGGACGGTTCCGTCCTCGGTAACCGCGTAGACGCCGTCGCCGTACGCGATGTCCACGAGGTCGGGGTTCGGCGCTTCGAGGCGCCGCCAGCCGTTTTCGCTCGCCGCTCCGGAGTCCGCTCCGTCCGCGCCGTGTTCGTACACTGCGTCGCCCAGCGCGTGGGCGCGAGCGAGCGATCCGGGGTCGCTCAGCGGATCCGCCGCGACCCGATCGAACGCTCCCTCGAGGTCGCGCATCCAGCCGTTGCCGAGGCGGTAGAGGCCGTCCGCGGTCGCTGCCAGGGGGATGCCGGCGGTGGAGACGTCACGGACGGCCGAGAGTCCGGCGTGTGCGAGCCGGGTTCCCGAGAGTCGGTAGACGCCCGCGTCGGTCGCGAGGAGGTCGCCGTCTGCGGCCCGGACGGTCGGTTCCTCGGAGGCCTTCGCGTCTGCAAACGCGAGGTCGCGCCAGTCGCCCACCGCGAGCGCCTCGAGGTCCAGACTGCCTGCTCGGCCACTCGTGTCAGCGGCCAATAGCGTCTCGTCGCGGATTCCGACGGTGACGGCGGGACCGAAGTCGGTTCGAGCGAACGCGGGCTCCTCGGACTCGCTCGACAGGTCCCAGACCAGGACGTCCTCGTCGGTCGCGACGGCCAACCAGCCGACGCCCGCCGCGAGGTCGCGGGCGGTACAGCGCTCGAGCAGCGAGAACTCGCCGACGGCGTCCCCCGAAATCAGCACGCGGACGACGCCCATCTCGGCTGCGACGTAGGCCGCCGTTGCCCCCTCGCGGGCACCGTAGACGCGCTTTTCGTCGATCGAGACCATACCTCGAGTCGGGCGGCGCGGGCTGAAAGGCTTGCTGTCTGCCGTCGCTCTCCGAGGGTATCCAAGTACTATAGAAATTATAGTGAATGGGGGGGGGGGGGGGGTGGATAGCCGGCGGACTGAGGACGGTCAGGTCAACGCGCGGACGTCCGGAGCGCTCGAGCGGGCCCGAAGCCGACCAGACCGCTTCGGAACCACTTTGACCTCGCCCGCTAGAGTTCCCGGCAATGAAGGTATTCGGATCGAGCGGGACCCGCGGCGTCGCCAACGAGGAACTGACGCCGGCGTTCGTACTCCGGGTCGCCAAAGCGGCGGGGACCGCCTGGGGGGTCGACCGGGTCGCAGTCGCTCGAGACACCCGGTACACGGGTCGAATGATGGCCGACGCGGCCACGAGCGGGCTGGCGAGTACGGGAACGGACGTCGACCGCCTCGGGATCGTCCCCACGCCCGGTGCGCAGTTCTACGCCGAGCGTGAGGGAGTGCCGACCATCGTCATCACGGCCTCGCACAACCCGCCCCAGTACAACGGCGTCAAACTCGTGGGAAGCGACGGGGTCGAACTCGCGGTGTCCGATCTCGAGGAGATCGAACAGACCCTGCTCGGAGAGACGTTCTCGGTCGCATCGTGGGACGAGACGGGCCGCGTTCGTGAGGTGGACGGCGTGCGTGAGGACTACGTCGACGAGTTACTGGTGAACGTCGACCGCGAGAAAATCGCCGATGCCGGACTGACGGTCGCACTCGATCCCGGTCACGGCGCCGGCTCGCTCACGAGTCCCGGCTTCTTCCGGGCGCTCGGTTGCCGCGTCGTCACGGTCAACGCCCAGCCCGACGGCCACTTCCCCGGCCGGGACCCGGAGCCGGTCAGCCAGAACCTCACCGATCTCGGTCGACTCGTCCGCGCGACCGACGCCGACCTCGGAGTAGCCCACGATGGGGACGCCGACCGGGCCATCTTCTTCGACGAGACCGGCACCTACGTCGAGGGCGACGCCACCCTGGCCGCCCTCGCCGCCGCGGAACTCGAGCCCGACGACGTCACCGTCTCCGCGGTAAACGTCTCCCAGCGGCTGGTCGACGTGGCCAACGACGTCGGCGCCGATCTCGAGTTGACGCCGATCGGCTCGACGAACATCATCACCCGGATCGAGGAACTCGAGTTGAACGACCGCCACGTCCCGATCGCGGGCGAGGGCAACGGCGGGATCTTCTTCCCCGACTTCCGGCTCGCCCGGGACGGCGGCTACACGGCCGCGCGATTCCTCGAACTCGTCGCCGACCGCCCAGTGAGCGAGATCGTCGCGCCCTACGACGGCTACGCGAACGTTCGCCGAAACGTCGCCTACGAGTCGACCGCCGAGCGCGACGCGATGCTCGACGCGGCGGCCAACCAGGCCCGGTCGGCCGACGCCGACCTCAACACGCGCGACGGCTACCGGCTGGATTACGGCGACGCCTGGGTGCTCGCCCGGCCTTCGGGGACTGAGCCACTCGTCCGGATCTACGCCGAGGCACGCGAGAGAGAGCGGGCCGAGGCGCTCGTCACCGAGATGCACGAGGCGCTGGTCGAGGCGAAAGAGCGCGCCTGATCGTTTTCCCTCGGGACGCTCGAGGTCGCCGCATTCGTGCACGTTCGAGAACGACGCATTCGTGTACGCTCGAGCCCGAACGAAGCGTATGCGCGAGTTACTCGAAGCCGTGGCCGCGGGGGAGTGTTCACCCGCCGAAGCCGAGGCTCAACTCAACGGGTACGTCACGGGCGAAGCGGGCCGATTCGACGCCGCCAGAGACACTCGTCGAGGAATCCCCGAGGCGATCCTCGCGGAGGGAAAGACGCCGGAACAGGTCGCGAGCCTGGCGACGACAGCCCTCGAAACGACGGGCCGGGCGCTCGTGACCCGACTCGGAGACGCTCACGTCGACGCGCTCGAGGAACGTCTCGAGGGGACGGTTCCGGACGTCACGGTCGACCGACGGGGAACGACCCTCCTCGCAACCGCGGCGGACCACGATCGGTCGGCGCTGGAGGCGACCGTGGCGATCGTCACCGCGGGCACGGTCGACGGCCCGGTCGCCGACGAGGCCGCCCTGGTCTGTGCCGACGCCGGCCTCGAGGTCGACCGGCTCGACGACGTGGGCGTCGCCGCGCTCACCCGGCTGATCGACCAGGTCGACCGAGTGCGGGCGGCCGACGTGGCGATCGTCGCGGCCGGCCGTGAGGGGGCGCTCCCGACCGTCGTCGCGGGTCTCGTCGACACCCCCGTGATCGGCGTACCGGTCTCGAGCGGTTACGGTCACGGTGGCGAAGGCGAGGCCGCCCTGGCGGGGATGCTTCAGTCGTGTACCGTCCTCTCGGTCGTGAACGTCGACGCCGGCTTCGTCGCCGGTGCTCAGGCGACGCTGATAGCTCGAGCGATCGACGAGGCTCGAACCGGCGAGTCGTAAGTCGCAGTAACGAAAGATAATGTCCCTTCTCAGAAAAACTTGGCAGCGTTTGGCAAAGACTATTTATCGATTGGGCACTAACTCGAGATGCCGGCGTCGTCCCGGCACACCATGCCAACGTGTACCCACTGCGGCGCGCACGTCTCCGAGCGCTTCGCACGCGTCTTCGCCGACGAAGACGGGAAGATCCACGCGTGTATCAGCTGTTCAGCCAACGCTGGGATCGCGGAAGCGGCGAGAGAGCGCGCCACCAGTTCCTGAGCGGCCAGCCCAGACGAACACCGGCGGACCCCACGCCGTAGCGAGGCTTTTTGGTATCGCCCACCTACTGATCGACGAGTCGATGACCGAGCGACACACGGTGTACGTCCTCAAGTGCGCCGATGGCAGCCTCTACACGGGCTACACGACCGACCTCGAGCGACGCGTCGACGAGCACAACGCGGGAACGGGGGCGAAGTACACTCGCGGTCGCGGCCCCGTCGAGGTCGTCCACGTCGAACGCTACACCTCGAAATCGACCGCGATGAGCAGGGAGTACGAAATTAAACAGTTCGCACGCTCGCGGAAGGAGCGGTTGGTCGGCTTTGAGGGCGAGTGAGGTGAGAACGGCGAGTGAGGCGAGAAGCGCGCAACATATCTGTTTTCGACCAAACGACTGGATTTCGTCCTGGACGGTCCGGTGTGCGTGTACAGAGTTTCCGTCGAAAACCGTTAACTCACTCGCGGGGGTACGAACAATGGCGTTCGGTAGCATTTAACACGACTTCGGGCGCCGGTTACCGTTCGAACCACACGAGCGAGAGGGGAATCATGGCAACAGCACACAAACTCGACTGCGAATCGGCGGCGAACGATTGCCGGTTCGTCGTCCAGTCGGAAGACGAGGGAGAAGCGATCGAACTGGCGAGAAATCACATGAAGGAGGCCCACGGAAAGGATTACACGGACGAGGAACTGCAGACTGAATACCTGCAATCGGTCTGAGTTCCGTCCGGCGATTCGATTTTTGCTCAGTCGCTCGAACCCGGACTCGAACTCGAATCTGCACCCGAGCCCGAGCTCGAACCCGACGCCCGCGGCGTCGTTACCTCCGGCGAGATGAACGCGTACTGGACCAGCAGCCGGCCGAGTTTCTCGACGCGCTCCTGGAGGTCGGGGTCGACGAACGCCCGGCCGTCGATGGCGTTCGGATCGGTCTCGAACTGGCTGGACGCGTTCCGGATGCCGACCTGGTGCGGGAGGACCCAGCCGTGAACGCCCCGGACGGTGATCCGGAGGTGATCAAGGGTCGACCCGTAGGTTCCGCCGCCGGCGGTCGCCAGTAGGCCGACGGTGGTGTCCTCGTACTCGTCCCAGCCGCAGTAGTCGTGAAAGTTCTTCAGGGCCCCGGAGTACGATCCGTGGTAGACGGGCGTCCCGAGGACGACCGCGTCGGCGTCGCGGACGATCTGCTTCGCGGCGTCTCCATCCCCCTGTCCGTCGGCGTCGGGGTCGTAGACGGGGAGGTCGTACTCGCGGAGGTCGAGCAGCGTCGTTTCGGCGCCGGCGTCGGCCGCCGCCTGGAGGACGTACTGGAGGGCCGTCCGGGTCGTACTCTCCTTGCGGAGGCTCCCCGAGACGGCGACGACGTGTGGAGCGGCTTCCATACGCGCTCTACCGGGTCGCGCGGTAAAACGGACTCGATACGGCCAGCCGTTACCACTTCCAGCCGCATCTCGTACCGACCGTGATTCGATTCCCTCCTGGACCGACTGCGGTTCGACCGCGTTCCAGAACGACCGTGGTTCGATGCTCGAAGCCGTCGGCTCTGGACCCCGGATGCGACGCCGCCACTGTCACCCTCGTGTGCGTGCGTCGGTTTTTTCGACCAGGGCGACGACGGTCCGCGTATGGATCCGGAGACGGAAA
This region of Natronosalvus halobius genomic DNA includes:
- a CDS encoding heme NO-binding domain-containing protein produces the protein MHGLVHQTLKTYVVEKTDEASWAVVLERSGIDPRLYLPVSHYPDEEIATILETVAELSGHEVAAVERDFGRTLAPALLQNFRAHWRDDWALADLLEALEEIAVALAAKSAENRPPTVTCESTNSGLRVTYRSHRDHPAMAHGILEGLAREFEVDATVTRVETERTGEETRAVFRLSGDGLE
- a CDS encoding ribose-phosphate diphosphokinase — protein: MTTIVSASSSQALAAALARERDATLASVAYDRFPDGELFVSLQDESANLEGERVVVVAATASSDAHVELLCLQDAVQEAGASEVVTVIPYMGYGRQDRAFEPGEPISARAVARSISTGTDAVFVVTPHEDSVCEFFEPTATPVDAASVLADPLPADLEEPVFLSPDSGAIELAETVCDAYGRGDTDYFEKTRRSGTEVEISPSDVDVANRDVVVADDIIATGGTMSEAVAVLGERGVGRVFVTCVHPLLVRNAYTRLSNAGVEAVYGTDTLERPTSAVSVAPVVAEALESAGSLN
- a CDS encoding HVO_0234 family beta-propeller protein, giving the protein MVSIDEKRVYGAREGATAAYVAAEMGVVRVLISGDAVGEFSLLERCTARDLAAGVGWLAVATDEDVLVWDLSSESEEPAFARTDFGPAVTVGIRDETLLAADTSGRAGSLDLEALAVGDWRDLAFADAKASEEPTVRAADGDLLATDAGVYRLSGTRLAHAGLSAVRDVSTAGIPLAATADGLYRLGNGWMRDLEGAFDRVAADPLSDPGSLARAHALGDAVYEHGADGADSGAASENGWRRLEAPNPDLVDIAYGDGVYAVTEDGTVLVADSGRGPGTEARWRPHPVGVRGVAAMVVPLERA
- the glmM gene encoding phosphoglucosamine mutase, which codes for MKVFGSSGTRGVANEELTPAFVLRVAKAAGTAWGVDRVAVARDTRYTGRMMADAATSGLASTGTDVDRLGIVPTPGAQFYAEREGVPTIVITASHNPPQYNGVKLVGSDGVELAVSDLEEIEQTLLGETFSVASWDETGRVREVDGVREDYVDELLVNVDREKIADAGLTVALDPGHGAGSLTSPGFFRALGCRVVTVNAQPDGHFPGRDPEPVSQNLTDLGRLVRATDADLGVAHDGDADRAIFFDETGTYVEGDATLAALAAAELEPDDVTVSAVNVSQRLVDVANDVGADLELTPIGSTNIITRIEELELNDRHVPIAGEGNGGIFFPDFRLARDGGYTAARFLELVADRPVSEIVAPYDGYANVRRNVAYESTAERDAMLDAAANQARSADADLNTRDGYRLDYGDAWVLARPSGTEPLVRIYAEARERERAEALVTEMHEALVEAKERA
- the larB gene encoding nickel pincer cofactor biosynthesis protein LarB, which encodes MRELLEAVAAGECSPAEAEAQLNGYVTGEAGRFDAARDTRRGIPEAILAEGKTPEQVASLATTALETTGRALVTRLGDAHVDALEERLEGTVPDVTVDRRGTTLLATAADHDRSALEATVAIVTAGTVDGPVADEAALVCADAGLEVDRLDDVGVAALTRLIDQVDRVRAADVAIVAAGREGALPTVVAGLVDTPVIGVPVSSGYGHGGEGEAALAGMLQSCTVLSVVNVDAGFVAGAQATLIARAIDEARTGES
- a CDS encoding DUF7563 family protein, whose protein sequence is MPTCTHCGAHVSERFARVFADEDGKIHACISCSANAGIAEAARERATSS
- a CDS encoding GIY-YIG nuclease family protein; translation: MTERHTVYVLKCADGSLYTGYTTDLERRVDEHNAGTGAKYTRGRGPVEVVHVERYTSKSTAMSREYEIKQFARSRKERLVGFEGE
- a CDS encoding DUF1059 domain-containing protein; the encoded protein is MATAHKLDCESAANDCRFVVQSEDEGEAIELARNHMKEAHGKDYTDEELQTEYLQSV
- a CDS encoding NADPH-dependent FMN reductase; translation: MEAAPHVVAVSGSLRKESTTRTALQYVLQAAADAGAETTLLDLREYDLPVYDPDADGQGDGDAAKQIVRDADAVVLGTPVYHGSYSGALKNFHDYCGWDEYEDTTVGLLATAGGGTYGSTLDHLRITVRGVHGWVLPHQVGIRNASSQFETDPNAIDGRAFVDPDLQERVEKLGRLLVQYAFISPEVTTPRASGSSSGSGADSSSSPGSSD